A window from Deinococcus aerolatus encodes these proteins:
- a CDS encoding response regulator, with translation MDDDPAILEILHAYLSGEGYEVWQASDGHHARELMSRADLAILDWMLP, from the coding sequence GTGGACGACGACCCGGCCATCCTCGAGATCCTGCACGCCTACCTGAGCGGCGAGGGGTACGAGGTCTGGCAGGCGTCTGACGGCCATCACGCCCGTGAGCTGATGTCACGCGCCGATCTGGCCATTCTGGACTGGATGTTGCCCG